In a single window of the Marinobacter bohaiensis genome:
- a CDS encoding response regulator transcription factor, which translates to MRLLLVEDDDMLVDNLQSHLARAGFAVDRVSTVAQARALGVQEDYRIAVLDMGLPDGDGLQALRHWRQNDGGMPVLILTARSDWQDKVNGLKAGADDYLAKPFHTEELIARLQALLRRSEGRGDPTLKVGGYILDEDRQRVQTPDGAWHPLTGTEFRLLRCLMSRPGRLLSKDDLLEQLYSLDDEAAHNTIEAYVRRLRRILGREAIVTQRGQGYSFHVPG; encoded by the coding sequence ATGCGGCTGCTGCTGGTCGAAGACGACGACATGCTGGTGGACAACCTGCAATCGCACCTGGCTCGCGCCGGGTTTGCCGTTGACCGCGTCAGCACCGTGGCCCAGGCGCGAGCCCTCGGAGTTCAGGAGGATTACCGCATCGCCGTGCTGGATATGGGGCTACCGGATGGTGATGGCCTGCAGGCGCTGCGTCACTGGCGCCAGAACGATGGTGGCATGCCGGTGTTGATCCTGACCGCCCGTAGCGACTGGCAGGACAAGGTCAACGGCCTCAAGGCCGGCGCCGACGACTACCTCGCCAAACCGTTTCACACGGAAGAGTTGATTGCCCGTCTGCAGGCCCTGCTGCGGCGTTCGGAGGGGCGGGGCGATCCCACCCTGAAAGTGGGCGGCTACATTCTCGACGAGGACCGGCAACGCGTGCAGACCCCGGACGGGGCCTGGCACCCCCTGACCGGTACCGAATTTCGGCTGCTGCGCTGCCTGATGAGCCGGCCCGGCCGTCTGCTGTCCAAGGATGACCTGCTGGAGCAGCTCTACAGCCTCGACGACGAAGCCGCCCACAACACCATCGAAGCCTACGTGCGACGCCTGCGCCGGATCCTCGGCCGCGAGGCCATCGTCACCCAGCGCGGCCAGGGTTACAGCTTCCATGTCCCTGGCTGA
- a CDS encoding copper resistance protein B: MSPVVAAEPDPHTARYFWGIQFEEFEYRYSDSDEEVASWDGDAFYGTDELKLRWLGKGEYGIDERAYETLENQLVLQTPISDFFDAKAGVRVDTPEGPDRTYGVLGIAGLAPYWFEIDASLYFGEGGQAMTELDVEYEWLLTNRWIVNMGLDATYAFSEDRAIGIGRGLSSTELGLRLSYDLIDRTLSPYVGVVHEKAYGDTRDLAREDAESTEEWYAVAGVRWMF, from the coding sequence ATGTCGCCGGTCGTGGCCGCGGAACCCGATCCACACACCGCGCGCTATTTCTGGGGCATTCAGTTCGAGGAGTTCGAGTACCGCTACAGCGACAGCGATGAAGAAGTGGCCAGTTGGGACGGTGATGCCTTCTACGGCACCGACGAACTCAAGCTGCGCTGGCTGGGCAAGGGCGAATACGGCATCGACGAAAGAGCCTACGAGACCCTGGAGAACCAGTTGGTCCTGCAAACCCCGATCTCGGACTTCTTCGACGCCAAGGCCGGGGTGCGTGTCGACACGCCGGAAGGGCCCGACCGGACCTACGGCGTGCTGGGGATTGCCGGCCTGGCGCCCTACTGGTTCGAGATCGACGCCAGCCTCTACTTCGGCGAGGGCGGCCAAGCCATGACCGAGCTGGACGTCGAGTACGAATGGCTGCTGACCAATCGCTGGATCGTCAACATGGGGCTGGATGCGACCTATGCTTTCAGTGAGGACCGGGCCATCGGCATCGGGCGCGGCCTGTCCAGCACCGAGCTGGGGTTGCGGCTGAGCTATGACCTGATCGACCGGACGCTGTCGCCCTACGTCGGTGTCGTTCACGAAAAGGCGTACGGTGATACCCGCGACCTGGCCCGGGAGGATGCGGAAAGCACGGAAGAGTGGTACGCGGTTGCGGGTGTTCGGTGGATGTTCTAG
- a CDS encoding ATP-binding protein, with product MSLADRRSLHTILLLWLLPLMAAFMLVAWFIHGVLLDRMTRDVVHERLHQEARFLEKQIRQHYPDVNPALNASPYFEDVFRHAYGIRTPAHRWMAPAELQSVLGPALDSARPALLNIEIPATDGDGGSRYIVLRQVFEIGGDAVVTVVAEDLAQLSQSQRELHIWTAFVALGLLAVLIGLVLLAVHLALKPIRQLRLSLEQLQQGRRKRLTLATPPEFDPLLYQINHLLDTLDNRLQRSRDALGNLSHSIKTPIAVIQQALEDTERPLDARYRAQLAERLSQIDRQLEAEMRRSQFAGPQAGQQAHPIAQARELLWMMGRLYRSIDFELHSELAEDFRWPIDEQDLSEILGNLLDNAGKWARRRVDLTIHTDQGALTLRVSDDGPGVADTERATLGTRGLRLDEQVPGHGLGLAILRDLVDRYHGAVIFHRSPRGGLQADVVLPPATE from the coding sequence ATGTCCCTGGCTGACCGGCGCTCGCTGCACACCATTCTGCTGCTGTGGCTGCTGCCATTGATGGCGGCTTTCATGCTCGTGGCCTGGTTCATCCATGGCGTGCTGCTGGACCGCATGACCCGAGATGTGGTGCATGAACGGCTGCACCAGGAGGCGCGATTCCTCGAGAAACAGATCCGCCAGCACTACCCCGACGTGAATCCCGCGCTCAACGCCAGCCCCTACTTCGAAGACGTGTTCCGTCACGCCTACGGTATCCGGACGCCGGCCCATCGCTGGATGGCGCCGGCGGAACTCCAGTCGGTCTTGGGGCCGGCTCTCGACAGCGCCCGACCGGCGCTGCTCAACATCGAGATTCCGGCCACCGATGGCGACGGTGGCAGTCGCTACATCGTGCTGCGCCAGGTGTTCGAGATCGGCGGTGACGCCGTAGTGACCGTGGTGGCCGAAGACCTGGCCCAGCTGAGCCAGAGCCAGCGCGAGCTGCACATCTGGACGGCGTTTGTCGCCCTGGGCCTGCTGGCCGTGCTGATCGGTCTGGTGCTGCTGGCGGTGCACCTGGCGCTCAAGCCCATCCGCCAACTGCGGCTATCCCTGGAGCAGTTGCAGCAGGGGCGGCGCAAGCGGCTGACCCTGGCGACGCCGCCGGAATTCGACCCCCTGCTCTATCAGATCAACCACCTGCTCGACACGCTCGACAACCGCCTGCAACGCTCGCGGGACGCGCTGGGCAACCTGTCCCACAGCATCAAGACGCCGATTGCGGTCATCCAGCAGGCCCTGGAAGACACCGAGCGGCCGCTGGACGCGCGCTACCGGGCCCAATTGGCGGAGCGGTTGTCACAGATCGACCGCCAACTGGAGGCGGAAATGCGCCGCAGCCAGTTCGCCGGTCCCCAGGCCGGGCAGCAGGCCCATCCGATCGCCCAGGCGCGGGAACTGCTGTGGATGATGGGCCGCCTTTACCGGTCCATTGATTTTGAGCTGCATTCCGAGCTGGCGGAGGATTTTCGCTGGCCCATCGACGAACAGGACCTCAGCGAGATCCTTGGCAACCTGCTGGACAACGCCGGCAAGTGGGCTCGGCGTCGGGTCGACCTGACGATTCACACAGACCAGGGCGCGCTGACCCTGCGCGTCAGCGACGACGGTCCCGGCGTGGCGGATACCGAACGGGCCACCCTCGGCACCCGCGGTCTGCGCCTCGACGAACAGGTGCCGGGGCACGGACTCGGGCTGGCGATCCTGCGCGACCTGGTCGACCGCTATCACGGCGCAGTCATCTTCCACCGCAGCCCCCGGGGCGGCCTGCAAGCCGACGTGGTGCTGCCGCCCGCGACCGAGTGA
- a CDS encoding c-type cytochrome, whose translation MRFLYGVVATLLVMVLSGLAFVYSGVYNVTATEAHGPIGQWALHTTMRQSVASRAVDIEVPADLSDEAMIRQGARAYDQLCAACHLKPGQDSSLIRTGLNPTPPDLTQAGDWTPEEQFWIIKNGIRMTGMPAWGETHDDADLWELTAFVRHLPSLSEPQYAALLQVSGDAPADDGHDHDHGNMGAMMSGSGDDHHAEASGADMGTHHDNVEGHHDTDAQQAPSGGDVHDNSDGHHDDAAPAAGEDDHYSDGHTH comes from the coding sequence ATGCGTTTCCTGTATGGGGTTGTCGCCACGCTGCTCGTGATGGTCCTGAGCGGCCTCGCGTTTGTCTACAGCGGCGTCTACAACGTGACCGCCACCGAGGCCCATGGCCCGATCGGGCAGTGGGCACTGCACACCACCATGCGCCAGTCAGTGGCCAGCCGCGCCGTGGACATTGAGGTGCCCGCTGACCTGTCCGACGAGGCCATGATCCGTCAGGGCGCGCGGGCCTACGACCAACTCTGTGCCGCCTGCCACCTGAAACCGGGTCAAGACAGCTCGCTGATCCGGACCGGCCTCAATCCGACCCCGCCGGACCTGACGCAGGCGGGTGATTGGACACCGGAGGAGCAGTTCTGGATCATCAAGAACGGCATCCGCATGACCGGTATGCCGGCCTGGGGCGAGACCCACGACGACGCCGACCTGTGGGAGCTGACCGCGTTCGTCCGGCACTTGCCGAGCCTGTCCGAGCCGCAGTACGCGGCGCTGCTGCAAGTGTCCGGGGATGCCCCGGCCGATGACGGTCACGACCACGATCACGGCAACATGGGCGCCATGATGAGCGGCTCCGGCGACGACCATCATGCCGAAGCGTCCGGGGCCGATATGGGTACCCACCACGACAACGTCGAAGGCCACCACGATACTGATGCTCAGCAAGCGCCTTCCGGCGGCGACGTTCACGACAACAGCGATGGTCATCACGACGACGCCGCCCCGGCCGCCGGGGAGGATGACCATTATTCGGATGGCCACACCCATTGA
- a CDS encoding methyl-accepting chemotaxis protein: protein MGIRLKLIVGMGAALLVSTCVLIVLNIVQMRGLLDRYLLDTALPASVESIARSVERDLQSPLTASEMIADNSYLKDWMANGEPTGELGPVRRFLESVRQRQNAVSAHFVSVATEKYYTQDGVARVIQPGQDDWFYGFLDSGRDRALALDVDKTTGRPMLFINVRMEDRGRAVAVTGIGLGLDQMADRIRDFRFAETGIVYLVSADGQVNIHPDLDKTGQSLASVTSPQAAQTLQSGQGYTVSEFSRDGTDYLAASLPLTLTDWRVVAAVPTDEIYAAANRANTVSLVVGLLVAALFLGIVALVATRMTRPLKRITGALTEIGKGGGDLTQELSVDSRDELGELASGFNGFVGSQREMIRGLLETAQRLQRFVEQISEVMAANTSRAGEQSQLTESVATAVYQMETTVQEIAQSATETANQLEQVGHHAGNIRTTMSESIRQVSTMADDIRESAAAIQQLAKEVEDIGRVIDVINAISDQTNLLALNAAIEAARAGEHGRGFSVVADEVRSLAQKTQSSTEEIRAIIERLQQGSARSVQAMQAGEQATEATVTATRSMGESLDEIGESVDRIVGMSHQVAAATEEQSSVTEDISRNVQNISELSARSSEDMSAASREVEELRAMADDLARQMKAFRLDR from the coding sequence ATGGGCATTCGTCTGAAGCTGATTGTCGGTATGGGCGCGGCGCTGCTGGTGAGCACCTGCGTCCTGATCGTTCTCAACATCGTCCAGATGCGCGGGCTGCTTGATCGCTACCTGCTGGACACGGCGCTGCCGGCCAGCGTCGAATCGATCGCCCGCTCGGTGGAGCGCGACCTGCAGTCGCCGCTGACGGCGTCGGAAATGATCGCCGACAACAGTTACCTGAAGGACTGGATGGCCAACGGCGAGCCGACCGGTGAGCTGGGGCCGGTCAGGCGCTTCCTGGAAAGCGTGCGGCAGCGCCAGAATGCGGTGTCGGCGCACTTCGTCTCGGTCGCCACCGAAAAATACTACACCCAGGATGGCGTCGCCCGGGTGATCCAGCCCGGCCAGGACGACTGGTTCTATGGTTTCCTGGACAGCGGCCGGGACCGGGCCCTGGCGCTGGATGTGGACAAGACCACCGGCCGGCCGATGCTGTTCATCAACGTGCGCATGGAAGACCGGGGCCGGGCGGTGGCAGTGACCGGGATAGGTCTGGGCCTCGATCAGATGGCCGATCGTATCCGTGACTTCCGGTTTGCCGAGACCGGCATCGTGTACCTGGTGTCCGCGGACGGACAGGTCAACATTCACCCCGACCTGGACAAGACCGGCCAGTCCCTGGCGTCCGTCACATCGCCGCAGGCGGCGCAGACCCTGCAGTCCGGACAGGGATACACCGTCAGCGAGTTCAGCCGTGACGGCACGGACTACCTGGCCGCGAGCCTGCCGCTGACTCTGACCGACTGGCGGGTCGTGGCCGCGGTGCCGACCGACGAGATCTACGCGGCGGCCAACCGCGCCAACACCGTGTCGCTGGTGGTGGGGCTGTTGGTGGCCGCGCTGTTCCTGGGGATCGTGGCGCTGGTGGCCACGCGCATGACCCGGCCGCTCAAACGCATCACCGGCGCACTGACCGAGATCGGCAAGGGCGGCGGCGACCTGACCCAGGAGTTGAGCGTCGACAGCAGGGACGAGCTGGGCGAGCTGGCCTCCGGGTTCAATGGCTTTGTCGGTTCCCAGCGGGAGATGATCCGCGGGCTGCTGGAAACGGCGCAGCGGCTGCAGCGGTTCGTCGAGCAGATTTCCGAGGTCATGGCGGCCAACACGTCCCGCGCCGGTGAGCAGAGCCAGCTGACCGAATCCGTGGCGACGGCGGTGTACCAGATGGAAACCACCGTACAGGAGATCGCACAGAGCGCGACGGAAACCGCCAACCAGCTGGAGCAGGTGGGCCATCACGCCGGTAATATCCGCACCACCATGTCCGAATCGATCCGCCAGGTCAGTACCATGGCCGACGATATCCGCGAGTCGGCCGCTGCCATCCAGCAGTTGGCGAAAGAGGTTGAGGACATCGGCCGCGTGATTGACGTGATCAACGCCATTTCCGACCAGACCAACCTGCTGGCGCTGAACGCGGCTATTGAGGCTGCCCGCGCCGGCGAGCACGGTCGCGGTTTCTCGGTGGTGGCGGATGAGGTGCGCAGCCTGGCGCAGAAAACACAGTCCTCGACCGAGGAAATTCGCGCCATCATCGAGCGCCTGCAACAGGGATCCGCCCGTTCGGTGCAGGCGATGCAGGCGGGGGAACAGGCGACCGAGGCGACCGTGACCGCGACCCGCAGCATGGGCGAATCGCTGGATGAAATCGGCGAGAGCGTCGATCGCATCGTCGGCATGAGTCATCAGGTGGCGGCCGCCACGGAAGAGCAGAGTTCGGTGACCGAGGACATCAGCCGCAACGTCCAGAACATCTCCGAGCTGAGCGCCCGCTCCAGCGAGGATATGAGCGCGGCCAGCCGCGAAGTGGAGGAACTGCGCGCCATGGCCGACGATCTGGCGCGTCAGATGAAAGCCTTCAGGCTGGATCGGTGA
- a CDS encoding copper resistance system multicopper oxidase, with the protein MTVFRRLLAGLSTLVLPAYGLAAEYNLTVDRVTIDTGDFVKEGIGYNGASPGPVLRFKEGENVTINVTNNLDEMTSVHWHGLILPFTQDGVPGVSYPGIRPGETFTYQFPIVQSGTYWFHSHSGFQEPNGAYGAIVIEPRDADPVAFDREYVVQLTDKHPHDGDRIMRNLKMMPDYYNRQQLTVGDFVSEARDRGFWATMKDRMMWGDMRMMKADVEDVQGFTGLINGHGPAQNWTGLFRPGERVRLRFINSSAMTYFDVRIPGLTLTVVEADGNRVRPVPVDEFRIGVAETYDVIVEPRDDRAYTIFAESMGRSGYARGTLATRAGQTAPVPDRRPPSYLTMADMSGMPGMDHGDMGHGDMNHDDMGHGAAAMDHSEMAHGEMSHGNMAMDHADQASDDGAMDHGAMAHGEMNHGAASHEAMGHDQMAPMATADMSEHDAVPAGHAVGRHRAMAARTDDAAMSHAGTAPQGREHNPFYARGSGLTPEAANGGRFLSYADLRAAQPLYPERAPTREIELRLTGNMERYSWSINGVKFEDADPIRLQYGERVRFKFVNETMMTHPMHLHGMWSILDVGAGQWNPIKHVVSVQPGTTVYMETEVDAPGQWAFHCHLSYHAASGMFRKVVVEGGPDTAVGTTPVQGGDA; encoded by the coding sequence ATGACCGTTTTCAGACGCCTCTTGGCCGGCCTGTCGACCCTCGTGCTGCCAGCGTATGGCCTGGCGGCGGAGTACAACCTGACCGTCGACCGGGTCACCATCGACACCGGCGATTTCGTCAAGGAGGGTATCGGCTATAACGGCGCTTCGCCGGGCCCGGTCCTGCGCTTCAAGGAGGGCGAGAACGTCACCATCAATGTGACCAACAACCTGGACGAGATGACCTCCGTGCACTGGCACGGTCTGATCCTGCCGTTCACCCAGGACGGCGTGCCGGGCGTCAGCTATCCGGGGATCCGCCCGGGAGAAACCTTCACCTACCAGTTCCCGATCGTCCAGAGCGGTACCTACTGGTTCCACAGCCATTCCGGTTTCCAGGAGCCGAACGGGGCTTACGGCGCCATCGTGATCGAGCCTCGCGATGCGGACCCCGTGGCCTTTGACCGGGAGTACGTGGTGCAGCTGACCGACAAGCATCCGCACGACGGCGATCGCATCATGCGCAACCTCAAGATGATGCCGGATTACTACAACCGCCAGCAGCTGACCGTGGGGGATTTCGTCTCTGAGGCCCGGGACAGGGGCTTCTGGGCAACGATGAAAGACCGGATGATGTGGGGCGACATGCGCATGATGAAGGCCGACGTCGAGGACGTGCAGGGCTTCACCGGCCTGATCAACGGTCACGGGCCAGCACAGAACTGGACCGGTCTGTTCAGGCCCGGCGAGCGGGTGCGGCTGCGCTTCATCAACTCGTCGGCGATGACCTATTTCGATGTCCGCATTCCCGGCCTGACCCTGACCGTGGTCGAGGCCGACGGCAACCGGGTTCGCCCGGTACCGGTGGACGAGTTCCGCATTGGTGTGGCGGAAACCTACGACGTGATTGTGGAACCGCGTGACGACCGCGCCTATACCATCTTTGCCGAGTCGATGGGCCGTTCCGGCTATGCCCGGGGGACCCTGGCAACGCGGGCCGGGCAAACCGCCCCGGTCCCCGACAGACGCCCGCCGTCCTACCTGACCATGGCGGATATGAGTGGCATGCCGGGAATGGATCATGGCGACATGGGCCACGGTGATATGAATCACGATGATATGGGCCATGGCGCTGCGGCTATGGATCACAGTGAGATGGCGCACGGCGAGATGAGTCACGGCAACATGGCCATGGATCATGCGGACCAGGCATCCGATGACGGGGCGATGGACCATGGCGCCATGGCGCATGGGGAGATGAACCACGGTGCCGCGAGCCACGAGGCCATGGGGCACGATCAGATGGCCCCGATGGCGACGGCTGACATGAGCGAACACGACGCTGTTCCGGCGGGGCACGCCGTGGGGCGGCATCGGGCCATGGCGGCCAGGACAGACGACGCGGCCATGTCTCACGCCGGCACGGCGCCGCAGGGCCGTGAGCATAACCCCTTCTATGCCAGGGGCAGCGGTCTGACGCCCGAGGCCGCCAACGGCGGACGCTTCCTGTCCTATGCCGATCTGCGTGCCGCCCAGCCGCTCTACCCCGAGCGTGCGCCGACCCGTGAGATCGAGTTGCGCCTGACCGGCAATATGGAGCGCTACAGCTGGAGCATCAACGGGGTGAAGTTCGAGGACGCCGATCCGATTCGCCTGCAATACGGCGAGCGTGTCCGCTTCAAGTTCGTCAACGAAACCATGATGACCCACCCCATGCACCTGCACGGGATGTGGTCGATCCTCGACGTGGGGGCGGGGCAGTGGAACCCGATCAAGCATGTGGTCAGCGTCCAGCCGGGCACCACTGTCTACATGGAAACCGAAGTGGACGCGCCGGGACAGTGGGCTTTCCATTGTCATCTGTCTTATCACGCGGCGTCCGGCATGTTCCGCAAGGTTGTTGTCGAAGGCGGTCCGGACACCGCCGTTGGCACAACCCCGGTTCAGGGAGGTGATGCATGA